The proteins below come from a single Chlorogloeopsis sp. ULAP01 genomic window:
- a CDS encoding GNAT family N-acetyltransferase produces the protein MLFIRPTISSDVPDILKLIAEIYAEYGCVLDAENEDTHLLNPGDYFRANGGEFWVIEDKGNILATGAVLLHPDHAELKSLYVHPSLRRQGWGRRLVEIAIAHARGAEKLRLILWSDTRFTAAHQLYKHLGFQRIGMRELHDSNRSVEFGFEILLL, from the coding sequence ATGCTTTTTATTCGTCCTACAATCTCATCTGATGTTCCTGACATACTGAAGCTAATAGCAGAAATTTACGCTGAATATGGCTGTGTTCTGGATGCTGAAAATGAAGATACTCATCTGCTTAATCCAGGAGATTATTTTCGTGCTAACGGTGGAGAATTCTGGGTAATTGAAGATAAAGGAAACATCTTGGCAACGGGAGCTGTTCTGCTTCACCCCGATCATGCCGAGTTGAAAAGCTTATATGTACATCCCTCGTTACGCCGACAAGGTTGGGGAAGACGATTGGTAGAAATAGCGATCGCTCATGCCCGCGGCGCAGAGAAACTCCGTCTCATCCTCTGGAGCGACACTCGTTTTACTGCTGCCCATCAACTTTACAAGCACCTTGGCTTTCAACGAATTGGAATGCGAGAACTGCATGATTCTAATCGCTCTGTAGAGTTTGGATTTGAGATTTTGCTGTTGTAA
- a CDS encoding metal-binding protein: protein MPSGQTHDRITLWALPFVAGFTFTQTQSGNLTLLVAGAFMFGGLMFGPDLDIYSRQYQRWGFLRWIWIPYQKSLRHRSFLSHGPIIGTTLRVVYLGIIAVILALLSVVVAEKLGHKAWSWQVLSENVGRSLTDYKTESLALFLGLELGAMSHSLSDWAGSAYKRLHSAGIRGLLPRAKMKKRKAKTRTRQSGSKIGKSRTK, encoded by the coding sequence ATGCCCTCTGGTCAAACGCACGATCGCATTACTTTGTGGGCTTTGCCGTTTGTTGCTGGTTTCACTTTTACTCAGACTCAGAGCGGCAACCTGACTTTGTTGGTGGCTGGTGCATTTATGTTTGGTGGGTTAATGTTTGGCCCTGACTTAGATATATACTCTCGCCAATATCAACGCTGGGGTTTCTTGCGCTGGATTTGGATTCCTTATCAAAAAAGTCTGCGTCATCGTTCATTTTTATCCCATGGTCCAATTATTGGTACAACTTTAAGAGTGGTTTATTTAGGCATAATTGCTGTAATTTTGGCACTTTTAAGTGTGGTAGTTGCCGAAAAATTAGGACATAAAGCGTGGAGTTGGCAGGTTTTAAGTGAAAATGTGGGGCGATCGCTCACGGATTACAAAACGGAATCTCTGGCACTGTTTTTGGGGCTGGAACTCGGTGCAATGAGCCATTCTCTGAGCGATTGGGCTGGCTCGGCATATAAACGTTTGCACTCAGCAGGCATTCGCGGTTTGCTACCACGTGCGAAAATGAAGAAACGTAAAGCAAAAACTCGCACTCGTCAATCTGGCTCGAAAATCGGCAAAAGCCGGACAAAGTAA
- a CDS encoding N-acetylmannosamine-6-phosphate 2-epimerase, with amino-acid sequence MSLESLRRGLIVSCQAPIESPLHDPFVIAAMAQTAVNNGAVGVRIDTPAHIYAVRQRVQVPIIGLWKQVITGYDVYITPQFHHAAAVAEAGADIIAIDATTRKRPGSENLAVTIARIHEKLAKPVMADVDTIEAAKAAVDAGADIVGTTLCGYTAATKHLSPPAWELLTQMVEKLQVPVICEGGISSPQMARRAIDLGAYAVVVGTAITGVDYLVRDYTSILNTES; translated from the coding sequence ATGTCTCTAGAATCCTTACGCCGCGGACTAATTGTTTCCTGTCAAGCCCCAATAGAATCACCACTCCACGATCCATTCGTAATTGCAGCAATGGCACAAACTGCTGTCAATAATGGTGCGGTTGGAGTGCGTATTGATACGCCTGCGCATATATATGCTGTACGACAACGTGTTCAAGTACCAATAATTGGGTTATGGAAGCAAGTCATCACTGGATACGATGTATACATTACTCCCCAGTTTCACCATGCGGCTGCTGTTGCAGAAGCGGGAGCTGATATTATCGCCATAGACGCGACGACTAGAAAACGCCCTGGTAGTGAAAATTTAGCAGTTACTATTGCTCGGATTCATGAGAAATTAGCCAAACCAGTCATGGCAGATGTAGATACAATCGAAGCGGCAAAGGCAGCCGTAGACGCTGGTGCAGATATTGTGGGGACTACTCTTTGTGGCTACACTGCTGCAACCAAGCATCTTTCTCCCCCTGCTTGGGAACTTTTAACTCAGATGGTGGAAAAGCTACAAGTTCCCGTAATTTGTGAAGGCGGTATTTCTTCTCCTCAAATGGCGCGTAGGGCAATTGATTTAGGTGCATACGCTGTAGTTGTTGGTACTGCAATAACGGGAGTTGATTATTTAGTGAGAGATTATACATCAATCTTAAATACTGAGTCTTGA
- the mazG gene encoding nucleoside triphosphate pyrophosphohydrolase, whose protein sequence is MEFHQTQNHAETLAALQELIDVVAKLRSPEGGCPWDLAQTPQTLTPYVIEEAYEVVDAINSGDKEAIAEELGDLLLQVVLQAQIANEYEQFNLKEVAQGIAQKLIRRHPHVFGEVSVQSVEEVRQNWEQIKAAEKGEPSPESQKLSAKLSNYARKLPPLMATMKISQKAAAVGFEWENIDGVWDKFHEELQEFQHALAHETPAQQQAELGDLLFSVLQLARWYNLDPSEALQGTNQRFIQRLQKMEAFADRPLSDYTLQELEALWQQAKAQLKKG, encoded by the coding sequence ATGGAATTTCATCAAACCCAGAATCATGCTGAAACTCTGGCAGCGTTACAAGAATTAATTGATGTGGTGGCAAAGTTGCGATCGCCCGAAGGAGGTTGTCCGTGGGATTTGGCGCAAACTCCCCAAACGCTGACGCCTTATGTGATTGAAGAAGCTTATGAAGTGGTAGACGCAATAAACAGTGGAGACAAAGAAGCGATCGCAGAAGAATTGGGGGATTTGCTATTACAAGTTGTTCTGCAAGCACAAATTGCCAATGAGTATGAGCAATTTAACCTTAAGGAAGTAGCTCAAGGTATTGCTCAAAAATTGATTCGCCGCCATCCCCACGTATTTGGCGAAGTTTCAGTACAAAGTGTGGAAGAAGTACGGCAAAACTGGGAACAAATTAAAGCGGCAGAAAAAGGAGAACCGTCTCCAGAGAGTCAAAAACTCAGTGCGAAGCTCAGTAACTATGCCCGTAAACTTCCCCCTTTGATGGCAACAATGAAAATTTCCCAGAAGGCGGCTGCGGTAGGATTTGAGTGGGAAAATATTGATGGGGTGTGGGATAAGTTTCACGAGGAGTTACAGGAATTTCAGCACGCTTTAGCCCATGAAACACCAGCACAACAACAAGCCGAATTAGGCGACTTGCTGTTTTCTGTTCTCCAACTTGCCCGTTGGTATAACCTCGATCCCAGCGAAGCATTACAAGGAACAAATCAACGCTTTATTCAAAGGTTACAAAAAATGGAGGCTTTTGCCGATCGCCCCCTTTCTGATTACACTCTCCAAGAGTTAGAAGCTCTGTGGCAGCAAGCTAAAGCCCAATTGAAGAAAGGATAA
- a CDS encoding metallophosphoesterase: MKLKRRQFLFLSSLSAFGIGFLGVISRYFSNNTDELETAVAAAPAKKDLLLRFVSVADTGTGAGGQYAVARAMTNYHSKNPYKLVVLAGDNIYNNGEIEKIGAVFERPYASLLKRGVKFQAVLGNHDIRTVNGDLQLKYVGFNMKGRYYTFRQDKVHFFALDTNGNADWKNQLIWLEKELSRSNAPWKIVFGHHPIYASGVYGSNPQFIKNFTPLFQKYGVQLYINGHEHHYERTRSINGTTYLICGGGAGTRPVGKNEWTEYSAERLSFAAYEVYPDRIEISAIGTDNRIFDRGIIPLRAA; the protein is encoded by the coding sequence ATGAAGCTAAAACGCCGTCAATTTTTATTTTTAAGTAGCCTCAGTGCTTTTGGTATAGGATTTTTAGGTGTTATCAGCCGTTATTTCAGTAACAATACTGATGAGCTAGAAACAGCAGTAGCCGCTGCTCCAGCTAAAAAAGACTTGTTACTACGCTTTGTTTCTGTTGCAGATACAGGCACTGGTGCAGGAGGGCAGTATGCTGTCGCTAGGGCAATGACTAATTATCACAGCAAAAATCCCTATAAATTAGTCGTCTTAGCTGGCGATAATATCTACAATAATGGCGAAATTGAGAAAATTGGTGCAGTTTTCGAGCGTCCCTATGCTTCTTTGCTCAAACGAGGTGTAAAGTTTCAAGCTGTTTTAGGCAATCACGATATTCGTACTGTCAATGGCGATTTACAATTAAAATATGTCGGCTTTAATATGAAGGGACGTTATTACACTTTTCGCCAAGACAAAGTACATTTTTTTGCTTTAGATACTAATGGTAATGCTGATTGGAAAAATCAGTTGATTTGGCTCGAAAAAGAATTAAGCCGCAGTAATGCACCCTGGAAAATTGTCTTTGGTCATCATCCAATTTATGCATCGGGTGTTTATGGCAGTAATCCACAGTTTATTAAAAATTTCACTCCTTTATTTCAAAAATATGGCGTTCAACTTTATATAAATGGTCATGAACATCATTATGAACGCACCCGGTCTATTAATGGTACGACTTATTTAATTTGTGGTGGTGGTGCAGGTACTCGTCCTGTAGGAAAAAATGAGTGGACAGAGTATTCTGCTGAGAGATTGAGTTTTGCAGCCTATGAAGTGTATCCAGATAGAATAGAGATTAGCGCTATTGGTACTGATAACCGCATTTTTGATCGAGGCATTATTCCACTGCGAGCAGCATAA